The Methylobacterium durans nucleotide sequence CGCCGCCGAGCGCCTGCGCGCGGCGACCGGCGGCCCCGTCGCGATCCTCGACATCGACGTGCATCACGGCAACGGCACGCAGGGCATCTTCTACCGGCGGGCGGACGTGCTCACGCTCTCGGTCCACGCCGACCCGGCCGATTACTTCCCGTTCTTCGCCGGCTACGCCGACGAGACCGGGGCCGGGGAGGGGGTGGGCCGCAACCGCAACCGGCCGCTCCCCACGGCTCCGGCGACCGCCCCTGGCTCGGCGCGATCGGCGCGGCGCTCGACGAGGTCGCCGCCGCGCGGCCGGCCGCGCTCGTGGTGGCGCTCGGCCTCGACGCGTCCGAGGCCGACCCGATCGGGGTGCTCCGGGTGACCGGCGCGGGCTTCGGGCAGGCGGCCCGGATGATCGCCGGGCTCGGGCTGCCGACGCTCCTCGTCCAGGAGGGCGGCTACCTCTGCGAGGCGCTGCCGCGCAATCTCGTGGCGTTCCTCGGCGCCTTCGACGCGGGCCGCAGCGGGTTCTGAGAGCTCATCCGACCGAGAAAGACAAAACTTCTCTCCATCTCGCGCCGATGGAGAAGAAACGTCTCGTTCAGAGCGGAAATTTGCAAAACACCACCATTGCTTTGGGGCCCGCCTCCACGACATGAATCCGCGTGATTGCTTGTCGGTATCGCGGCTTCCATGCGCCAGATTCAGTTTGATCCCTTCGGCGAGGCGGTGACGCAGGATCTGCGCGCCGTCGGCCGCGGCGAGGCCCGGCAGGGCCCGGTCTCACGCGCCGTGCTGCGCTCGGGCGTCGGGCTGTTCTGGATCCTGGTGATCGGGATCGTCGCCGCCCGCGTGGCCTATTTCGACCCGGACTTCGCCGAGAAGTTCGGCTCCGTCGCCGCCGTCACGACCTACATCCAGGCCCTGTTCAGCGCCTGAGGCGCGCCCGGGCCCCACGACGGGACCCGGGATCCGCGAGAACACCCGATCACGCGTGCAGGGTGACGCCCTCCGCCGTCCGCGGCAGGCCGAACGCCGCCCGCAGCAGGTGTGGGATCTCGCCCGGCGTGTCGGCGACGGCGACGCCCGCCGCCTCCAGCGCCCGGCGCTTGCCCGCGTAGCTCCCGAAGGCGCCCGAGACGATGGCGCCGGCATGGCCCATCTTCTTGCCGGGCGGCGAGGCGCGGCCCGCGATGAAGGAGACGACGGGCTTGCTCATCCCGGCCGCGTAGGCCGCGGCCTCCTCCTCCATCGATCCGCCGATCTCCCCGACCATCACGATGGCGCGGGTGCCGGCGTCCCGGTCGAGGGCTTCGAGCGCGTCGCGGGTCGTCGTGCCGATCATCGGGTCGCCGCCGATGCCGAGGAAGGCCGACTGGCCGATCCCCGCCCGGGTCAGGTTGAGGCAGATCAGCGTGCCGAGGCTGCCGCTGCGCGAGATGACGCCGACCTCGCCCGGCTGGAAGATGTTGCCGTTGTGCCCCGGCATGATGCCGACGAAGCCCTCGCCCGGCGTCACGATCCCGGCCGTGTTCGGGCCGACGATCCGCGTGCCGCGGCGCGCGGCCGCGTGGTGGATCGCGATCACGTCGCGGGCCGGGATGTGCTCGGTGAGGATCACGACGGTCTTCGCCCCCGCCTCGATCGCGTCGAGGGCGGCCTCGCGCGCCGCTGCCGGCGGGATGAACATCACCGCCCAGTCGAACGGCGTCTCGGCCATCGCGGCCCGGGCCGTCGCGTAGACGGGCAGGCCGAGATGGCGCTCGCCCGCCCGCTTCGGGTTGACGCCGGCCACCACCTGCGTGCCGCAGGCGAGCATCTTCTCGGTCCAGAAGCTCCCCTGCTTGCCCGTCATGCCCTGGACGAGGACGCGGGCGTGCTGGCGATAGATGATCATCGGGCTGCCTCCACCGCGGCCTGGACCGCGTCTTCCATCAGGTCGTAGGGCTCGACGCCGAGCCCGTCGCGCACGAGGCGCACCGCCTCGTCCTCACCGGTCCCGTGGATCGAGAAGAACACCGGCACACTCGGGGCGAGCCGCTTCCAGGCGGTCACGACGCCCTCCGCCATCACGTCGGTGCGGGCGAAGGCGCCGCAGAAATTGACGACGAGGCTCTTCACGCCGGGATTGGCCAGCACGAGGCGGAGCGCCGCCTCCGACTTCGTGTAGGCCTCGCCGCCGATCTCCAGAAAGTTGGCGGGCCGGCCGCCGCAATGGCTGATCACGTCCATCGTAGTCATGGTGAGCCCGGCCCCGTTCGCCAGCACCCCGACATTGCCGTCGAGCTGGATGAACTTGAGCCCCTGGGCGAGCCCCTCGCGCTCCAGGTCCGTCATCGGCTCGGCCGCGGCTTGGCCCGCGAGGTCCGCCTGCCGGAAGGAAGCGGCATCGTCGAGTGTGAGCTTGCAATCGAGGGCGACGACGCGCCCGTCGGCGAGGAGCGCCAGCGGATTGATCTCGATCAGCTCCGCATCGACCGCGCCGGAGATCCGGTAGAGGCCGGCGAGGATGGACGGGATCGC carries:
- the sucD gene encoding succinate--CoA ligase subunit alpha, with the translated sequence MIIYRQHARVLVQGMTGKQGSFWTEKMLACGTQVVAGVNPKRAGERHLGLPVYATARAAMAETPFDWAVMFIPPAAAREAALDAIEAGAKTVVILTEHIPARDVIAIHHAAARRGTRIVGPNTAGIVTPGEGFVGIMPGHNGNIFQPGEVGVISRSGSLGTLICLNLTRAGIGQSAFLGIGGDPMIGTTTRDALEALDRDAGTRAIVMVGEIGGSMEEEAAAYAAGMSKPVVSFIAGRASPPGKKMGHAGAIVSGAFGSYAGKRRALEAAGVAVADTPGEIPHLLRAAFGLPRTAEGVTLHA
- a CDS encoding succinate--CoA ligase subunit beta, which translates into the protein MNFLEHVAKARVLAPAGIPVPRSVLCRTPEEAEGAFADLGPCMVKAQVPTGKRGKAGGIRAARSSEEAAEAARAILGMTIDGHPVGSVLLEERAEIAREFYAAILNDTGSRRPLVLFSTEGGMDIEEVAETRPEALRRHAVDLDRGFGEAEARALVAGLDLGAAAEAIPSILAGLYRISGAVDAELIEINPLALLADGRVVALDCKLTLDDAASFRQADLAGQAAAEPMTDLEREGLAQGLKFIQLDGNVGVLANGAGLTMTTMDVISHCGGRPANFLEIGGEAYTKSEAALRLVLANPGVKSLVVNFCGAFARTDVMAEGVVTAWKRLAPSVPVFFSIHGTGEDEAVRLVRDGLGVEPYDLMEDAVQAAVEAAR